From Candidatus Syntrophoarchaeum caldarius, the proteins below share one genomic window:
- a CDS encoding glycosyl transferase, group 1 has protein sequence MNLLFLPKLLPRADIIGGPILIYHRIKNLSAMGHRISIIAPSYSDADRNDRSLEPFTDRIILVESNKNRTPEEVEELYRRLNRPKFFLTGDGGFLQGIEDAFINLLQEDHFDAVIAEYSMMGQYIEANQEIIPPDTLKVISVHECYTKAFELRRERGEKIELEVIKELCEYELLRMYAAADRVLCLTREDGEYLADRAPVLKDKIRIVPHGVDTSFYHPPDYNRIERGTNNILYLGNFEHYPNVDAVLNFMNYCWDRVIAAVPDAKFYAVGLNPPQELLDFSSENVIVKQGGDNENVRQIYWDCDILVAPITLGTGFRGKILEAMACGLPVVATSLAAFGIDPVEGKEMLIADDWDKFTDYVIMLLKDRKKREQIAKNAIALAARFDHRYAAEKLEKVLKGDI, from the coding sequence GTGAATCTTCTGTTTCTACCAAAACTTCTTCCAAGAGCAGATATTATAGGTGGACCGATCCTGATCTACCACAGGATCAAGAATCTCTCTGCAATGGGACACAGGATATCCATCATAGCCCCTTCTTACAGTGATGCGGATCGTAACGATCGTAGCCTCGAACCGTTCACTGATAGAATCATCCTTGTTGAATCAAATAAGAATAGAACCCCTGAGGAGGTAGAAGAACTTTACAGAAGGCTCAATCGCCCGAAATTCTTCTTAACTGGTGATGGTGGGTTCCTGCAGGGTATCGAGGATGCGTTCATAAACCTTCTTCAAGAAGATCATTTTGATGCTGTAATCGCAGAATATTCGATGATGGGACAGTATATCGAAGCAAACCAGGAGATCATCCCGCCTGATACACTGAAAGTGATCTCGGTGCATGAGTGTTATACAAAGGCATTTGAACTGCGGCGTGAGCGAGGTGAGAAGATAGAATTGGAAGTGATAAAAGAGCTATGCGAGTATGAACTCTTACGGATGTACGCCGCTGCTGACAGAGTCCTGTGCCTGACAAGAGAGGACGGAGAATATCTCGCTGATCGTGCGCCTGTATTGAAAGATAAGATCAGGATCGTACCGCATGGAGTTGATACCAGCTTCTACCATCCACCTGATTATAACAGGATTGAACGGGGCACCAACAACATCCTGTATCTTGGGAACTTTGAGCATTACCCGAATGTTGATGCTGTCCTGAACTTCATGAACTACTGCTGGGATCGAGTGATTGCAGCGGTGCCTGATGCGAAATTCTATGCCGTCGGCCTAAACCCACCGCAGGAGCTTCTTGATTTCAGCAGTGAAAATGTGATCGTGAAGCAGGGTGGAGACAACGAGAATGTACGCCAGATTTACTGGGATTGTGACATCCTTGTTGCTCCGATCACACTTGGAACTGGTTTCAGAGGAAAAATACTTGAGGCAATGGCGTGCGGGCTTCCCGTTGTTGCAACCTCGCTTGCAGCGTTTGGCATTGATCCCGTGGAGGGTAAAGAGATGCTGATAGCAGATGACTGGGATAAATTTACAGATTATGTTATTATGCTCCTTAAAGATCGGAAGAAACGGGAGCAGATTGCAAAAAATGCCATCGCACTTGCGGCCAGGTTTGACCATCGATATGCAGCAGAAAAGCTGGAGAAGGTTCTTAAAGGAGATATATAG
- a CDS encoding DNA-directed RNA polymerase, subunit M, translated as MEFCPECRSMMIPTPTGMRCRKCGFTKERNECTDLFVSKEERREDDIVVLEGSESAGLPTTTIKCPECGNKTAYWWLRQLRAADESEVRFFRCTRCSKTWREYD; from the coding sequence ATGGAATTCTGCCCAGAATGCAGGAGTATGATGATTCCCACACCTACAGGGATGAGGTGCAGGAAGTGTGGGTTCACGAAAGAGCGAAATGAGTGTACAGATTTATTTGTCTCAAAAGAGGAGCGCAGAGAAGATGATATCGTAGTTCTTGAGGGATCAGAGTCTGCAGGGCTTCCGACAACCACCATCAAATGTCCAGAATGTGGAAACAAAACAGCTTACTGGTGGTTGAGGCAGTTGAGGGCTGCTGATGAGAGTGAGGTCAGGTTCTTCAGATGCACCAGGTGCAGTAAGACATGGCGGGAATATGATTGA
- a CDS encoding CO dehydrogenase maturation factor has protein sequence MSDVMPDRGKIIAVTGKGGTGKTVISTLFVRFLSEVDVPLAIDADPASSLPAALGIEVKRTIGDLREEIARPSAIPFDESMPTDMMLEKKIGELLINTPDFSLLTMGRSEGPGCYCLINDILRHAIDRFSKRFETVVIDCEAGLEHLSRRTMRDVDTLVVVSDPTMRGVKTAGVIKEISDQLEISFDQIYLILNKATDEDRAFFEDKIKEIGIELAGVVPQDENVKAFDRVGKPLIDLPADSPAVLAVREIMEKMKLIGG, from the coding sequence GTGAGTGATGTTATGCCCGATAGAGGTAAGATAATCGCAGTAACCGGCAAGGGTGGGACTGGAAAGACCGTAATCTCCACGCTCTTTGTCAGGTTTTTATCAGAAGTGGATGTGCCGCTTGCGATTGATGCAGATCCAGCTTCAAGTTTGCCCGCGGCCCTCGGGATAGAGGTTAAGCGCACGATAGGAGATCTGAGAGAAGAGATTGCTCGTCCCAGTGCTATACCTTTTGATGAGTCGATGCCAACCGATATGATGCTTGAAAAAAAGATCGGGGAGCTTCTGATAAACACACCAGACTTCTCACTGCTTACGATGGGGAGATCAGAGGGTCCGGGGTGTTACTGTTTGATCAATGATATACTCCGCCATGCCATTGATCGATTCTCAAAGCGCTTTGAGACTGTGGTAATTGACTGTGAGGCAGGGCTTGAGCACTTAAGTCGCAGGACGATGCGAGACGTTGATACGCTCGTTGTTGTCTCTGATCCAACGATGCGTGGGGTGAAGACCGCGGGTGTGATAAAGGAGATCTCGGATCAGCTCGAAATCTCTTTTGACCAGATCTACCTCATATTGAACAAAGCAACTGATGAGGACCGGGCGTTTTTTGAGGACAAGATAAAGGAGATCGGGATTGAACTTGCAGGGGTTGTACCACAGGATGAAAACGTCAAAGCATTTGATAGGGTGGGAAAACCTCTTATTGACCTCCCAGCTGATTCTCCAGCGGTTCTTGCGGTGCGAGAGATTATGGAAAAGATGAAACTTATAGGGGGATAA
- a CDS encoding elongation factor EF-2: MARSVKMVERVKNLMDKPENIRNIGIVAHIDHGKTTLSDNLLAGAGMISMELAGTQLFMDYDDLEQERGITINSANVSMVHEVEDEEFLINLIDTPGHVDFGGDVTRALRAVDGAVVVVDAVEGTMPQTETVLRQALKENVRPVLFVNKVDRLINELKVDKQEMQIRLGKVIDNVNKLIKGMNEEKYKAGWRVDAADGTVAFGSALYNWAVSVPTMQKTGIGFPEVYEYCKNDKMKELAEKSPLYIAVLDMVVKHLPNPLEAQKDRIKVIWHGNIEDEVGKAMVNVDRNGPVAFMVTDISIDPHAGEVATGRLFSGTLERGMELKVSGMPRPNRVQQVGIFMGAERVEVEKIPAGNIVAVTGIKDAIVGSTVSSVDMVPFESIKHASEPVMTVAVEAKQMKDLPKLIEVLRQISKEDPTVKVEINEETGEHLISGMGELHLEILTYRINHDKNIPIVTSPPIVVYRESITTSAGPVEGKSPNRHNRFYITVEPLNQATIDLLKSGEVSMRMPELERREKLMATGMDKEEARRVAGISGANIFTDMTKGVQYLHETMELILEGFDEAMKRGPLAEERCEGIHAKLVDVKLHEDSVHRGPAQVIPAVRQAMYAAILSAKPTLIEPIQEVYISTPQQMMGSATRVIQGRRGQILDMSSEGDLTIIKSKAPVAELFGFSGDIRSATEGRALWSTEFAGFERVPQNLVPDLIKEIRKRKGLKAEIPKASDYLPK; the protein is encoded by the coding sequence ATGGCAAGAAGTGTAAAGATGGTAGAACGGGTTAAAAACCTGATGGATAAACCTGAAAATATCAGAAACATCGGTATTGTAGCTCATATTGATCATGGCAAGACGACACTGAGTGATAACCTCCTCGCAGGAGCTGGTATGATCTCGATGGAGCTTGCAGGTACACAGTTGTTTATGGACTATGACGATCTGGAGCAGGAGCGAGGGATCACGATCAACTCGGCCAACGTCTCGATGGTGCACGAGGTTGAGGATGAGGAGTTTTTGATCAACCTGATCGATACACCCGGGCATGTTGACTTTGGAGGGGATGTTACAAGGGCGCTTAGGGCGGTGGATGGTGCAGTTGTTGTTGTCGATGCTGTTGAAGGTACGATGCCCCAGACAGAGACTGTTTTGAGGCAGGCATTGAAAGAGAATGTGCGCCCGGTTCTCTTTGTCAACAAGGTGGACCGGCTGATCAATGAACTCAAGGTTGATAAGCAGGAGATGCAGATCAGGCTTGGAAAGGTCATTGATAATGTAAACAAGCTGATTAAAGGCATGAATGAAGAGAAGTACAAGGCCGGCTGGCGTGTTGACGCGGCTGATGGGACTGTGGCGTTTGGCTCAGCCCTCTACAACTGGGCAGTAAGCGTACCAACCATGCAAAAGACAGGAATCGGTTTTCCCGAGGTTTATGAGTACTGCAAAAATGATAAAATGAAGGAGCTTGCTGAGAAGTCACCACTTTATATAGCTGTACTTGATATGGTGGTAAAACACCTTCCAAATCCGCTTGAAGCGCAGAAGGATCGTATTAAAGTTATCTGGCATGGAAATATAGAAGATGAGGTTGGGAAAGCGATGGTAAATGTCGACAGAAACGGTCCTGTCGCTTTCATGGTAACAGATATCTCGATCGATCCACATGCAGGCGAGGTTGCAACAGGCAGGCTCTTCTCAGGCACACTTGAGCGTGGAATGGAGCTAAAAGTTTCGGGAATGCCCAGACCAAACAGAGTACAGCAGGTTGGAATCTTCATGGGTGCTGAGCGTGTAGAGGTTGAGAAAATCCCTGCTGGGAATATCGTTGCAGTCACAGGCATCAAGGACGCGATCGTTGGATCTACGGTCTCCTCGGTTGATATGGTGCCCTTTGAAAGTATCAAGCATGCAAGCGAGCCTGTTATGACCGTGGCGGTTGAGGCGAAGCAGATGAAGGATCTACCAAAGCTCATCGAGGTTTTACGCCAGATCTCAAAGGAAGATCCCACCGTGAAAGTTGAGATCAATGAGGAGACAGGTGAGCACCTGATCTCTGGCATGGGAGAGCTTCATCTTGAGATTCTGACCTATCGTATTAATCACGACAAGAATATACCGATTGTAACCTCACCTCCGATCGTGGTCTACAGAGAGAGCATAACAACCAGTGCCGGTCCTGTTGAGGGTAAATCTCCAAACAGACACAACAGGTTCTATATCACGGTTGAGCCGCTCAATCAGGCAACTATAGATCTACTCAAATCTGGTGAGGTCTCGATGCGGATGCCTGAGCTTGAACGGCGTGAGAAACTGATGGCAACTGGCATGGATAAGGAGGAGGCAAGACGTGTTGCAGGTATCTCTGGAGCGAACATATTCACCGATATGACAAAAGGCGTCCAGTACCTCCATGAGACGATGGAACTGATACTCGAGGGTTTTGATGAGGCAATGAAACGTGGACCACTCGCAGAGGAGCGATGCGAGGGCATACATGCAAAGCTTGTTGATGTGAAACTCCATGAGGACTCGGTTCACAGGGGACCTGCTCAGGTGATTCCTGCTGTGAGACAGGCGATGTATGCGGCGATTCTCTCTGCAAAACCAACACTGATCGAGCCGATACAGGAGGTTTATATCAGTACGCCACAGCAGATGATGGGTTCTGCGACCCGTGTGATCCAGGGGCGGCGTGGACAGATCCTTGATATGTCGAGCGAGGGTGATCTAACGATCATAAAATCGAAGGCGCCTGTTGCAGAGCTCTTTGGTTTCTCTGGTGACATTCGAAGTGCCACCGAGGGGAGGGCACTCTGGAGCACGGAGTTTGCAGGTTTTGAACGTGTACCACAGAACCTCGTTCCCGACCTAATAAAAGAAATCCGTAAACGAAAAGGCTTGAAGGCTGAGATCCCAAAAGCAAGCGATTACCTGCCCAAGTGA
- a CDS encoding Hypoxanthine phosphoribosyl transferase: MISYKRTTLPEPLITEDEIQKKVNELALQISSDYATRELVVVCVLKGAWVFMADLVRRLSLPVRCDFVRLRSYQGTETTGKVEMLLDTTSDLEGKDLLIVEDIVDTGITMDYLLSHMQKRGVRSVEVCALLDKPSRRVVDLEIRYVGFTIPDKFIVGYGLDFDEKFRNLPYIGVV; encoded by the coding sequence GTGATAAGTTACAAAAGAACCACACTTCCAGAACCATTGATAACAGAGGATGAAATCCAGAAGAAAGTGAACGAGCTTGCTTTACAGATATCCTCGGACTATGCAACGCGCGAACTTGTTGTAGTTTGCGTACTCAAAGGCGCATGGGTCTTCATGGCAGATCTTGTGAGAAGGCTCTCTCTGCCTGTGAGGTGTGATTTTGTGAGGCTCAGGAGTTACCAGGGCACAGAAACAACTGGAAAAGTTGAGATGTTACTCGATACAACCAGTGACCTTGAGGGCAAAGATCTTCTCATCGTTGAAGATATTGTTGATACAGGGATCACAATGGATTATCTACTGTCTCATATGCAGAAGCGAGGTGTGCGATCTGTTGAGGTCTGTGCGCTTCTTGATAAGCCCTCAAGGCGGGTTGTTGATCTTGAGATCAGGTATGTAGGATTTACCATTCCTGATAAGTTCATCGTGGGGTATGGGCTTGATTTCGATGAAAAATTCAGAAACCTGCCCTATATAGGAGTGGTCTGA